From a region of the Hyalangium ruber genome:
- a CDS encoding type VI secretion system Vgr family protein produces the protein MTATAALQANQAEFEFQVGPHSAGELTVVGFEADETLSQPYSVEVTLAAPPDVVVDEKALIGQNALLTVQLGDGTARFFQGIVSRLVRWDAGKGPQRQRYRATVVPRLWTLRHIRRSRIFQEMSVPDIVQKVLKEAQVAHKLSLQGSYRKRDYCVQYRESDLDFVSRLLEEEGIFYSFEHTEDAHTLVLNDASTTSPAMAGEARLIYREHRKMVAASESVHEFAVRREVQPGAVVLRDFNFVRPRMDLTANSTADEGEHALEIYDYPARYEDAGTGKALAKVRLEELRARVEMMTGGSNCRRLLPGHTFDLDEHPVAELNNGYLLLSVRHVGRQPEGLTVEQTMPDTKESYRNEFHCIPAKVPYRPPRTTPRPTIVGAQTAIVVGPSGEEIHTDEHGRIKVQFHWDREGKNNDRSSCWIRVSQAWAGQGWGALYLPRIGHEVVVEFLEGDPDFPIVTGSVYNGQNPTPIALPDHKTQSTLRSNSSLGGSGFNELRIEDAAGKEEVYLHAQKDFNIVVENDKTQMVGGHETLLVKKDRSRTIEGNQSLEVKKNDDSVISGNQTLEVIKDRSTTVMGNHTEAVVGDQSISVSSNQNVMVALASAETVGLGKMLTIGGAYALTVGAAHNELVGGIKAEQVGGSKTETVGAKKSETVKGSRSLQVGGDLSEQVDKNRTLKVEKDLLISVGGKHNHAVKDGYTLSAKEIALVAEEQFTLKVGSATFQAKKNGDVVIKGAKIEITASGDVVIKGSKISEN, from the coding sequence ATGACTGCAACCGCTGCACTCCAAGCCAATCAGGCTGAGTTCGAGTTCCAGGTCGGCCCCCATTCCGCGGGCGAACTGACCGTGGTGGGATTCGAAGCCGATGAAACCCTTTCTCAGCCCTACTCCGTCGAGGTCACCCTGGCGGCGCCTCCGGATGTCGTGGTGGATGAGAAGGCATTGATTGGCCAGAACGCCCTGCTCACCGTGCAACTGGGTGACGGAACGGCGCGCTTCTTCCAGGGCATCGTGTCACGTCTCGTGCGCTGGGATGCGGGCAAGGGCCCACAGCGGCAGCGCTACCGCGCCACCGTAGTGCCTCGCCTGTGGACGCTCCGCCACATCCGCCGCAGCCGCATCTTCCAGGAGATGAGCGTCCCGGACATCGTCCAGAAGGTACTCAAAGAGGCCCAGGTGGCGCACAAGCTGTCGCTGCAGGGTTCCTACCGCAAGCGCGACTACTGCGTGCAGTACCGCGAGTCGGACCTCGACTTCGTGTCCCGGCTGCTCGAGGAGGAAGGCATTTTCTACTCGTTCGAGCACACCGAGGACGCACACACCCTGGTGCTCAATGACGCTTCGACCACCAGCCCCGCCATGGCAGGCGAGGCTCGCCTCATCTACCGTGAGCACCGGAAGATGGTCGCCGCAAGCGAGTCCGTACACGAGTTCGCCGTGCGGAGAGAGGTCCAGCCTGGCGCTGTTGTCCTGAGGGACTTCAACTTCGTCCGCCCTCGCATGGACCTCACCGCCAACTCCACCGCCGATGAGGGCGAGCACGCTCTCGAGATCTACGACTACCCTGCCCGCTACGAGGACGCCGGCACCGGCAAGGCGCTTGCCAAGGTTCGTCTGGAGGAGCTGCGCGCTCGCGTGGAGATGATGACGGGCGGCAGCAATTGCCGGCGCCTGCTCCCAGGCCACACCTTCGACCTGGATGAACACCCGGTGGCCGAGCTGAACAATGGCTACCTCCTGCTCTCCGTGAGGCACGTGGGCCGCCAGCCCGAGGGCCTCACTGTCGAACAGACGATGCCCGACACCAAGGAGAGTTATCGCAACGAGTTCCACTGCATTCCCGCGAAGGTGCCCTACCGCCCCCCGCGTACTACGCCTCGCCCGACCATCGTGGGTGCCCAGACAGCCATCGTCGTCGGGCCCTCCGGAGAGGAGATCCACACGGACGAGCACGGTCGCATCAAGGTCCAGTTCCATTGGGACCGTGAAGGCAAGAACAACGACCGGAGTTCATGCTGGATCCGCGTCAGCCAAGCGTGGGCTGGTCAGGGCTGGGGAGCGCTGTACCTGCCTCGCATCGGGCATGAGGTGGTGGTGGAATTCCTCGAAGGGGATCCTGACTTCCCCATCGTTACGGGCAGCGTCTACAACGGCCAGAACCCGACACCGATCGCGCTACCCGACCACAAGACGCAGAGCACCCTGCGCTCCAACTCCAGCCTGGGAGGCAGCGGATTCAACGAACTGCGCATCGAGGACGCGGCGGGCAAGGAGGAGGTCTACCTGCACGCCCAGAAGGACTTCAACATCGTCGTTGAGAACGACAAGACGCAGATGGTGGGCGGTCATGAGACGCTGCTGGTCAAGAAGGACCGAAGCCGCACCATCGAAGGCAACCAGTCGCTAGAGGTCAAGAAGAACGATGACTCGGTCATCAGCGGCAACCAGACATTGGAAGTGATCAAGGACCGATCGACCACGGTGATGGGGAACCACACCGAGGCCGTGGTGGGAGACCAGTCCATCTCCGTGAGCAGTAACCAGAATGTGATGGTGGCACTGGCCTCTGCTGAGACGGTGGGACTCGGGAAGATGCTGACAATTGGAGGCGCCTACGCTTTGACCGTGGGCGCTGCACATAACGAGCTCGTGGGCGGCATCAAAGCCGAGCAGGTGGGCGGCTCCAAGACGGAGACAGTAGGCGCCAAGAAGTCCGAGACAGTCAAAGGTTCGCGCTCACTCCAAGTGGGAGGCGATCTGTCCGAGCAAGTCGACAAGAACCGCACCCTCAAGGTGGAGAAGGACCTGCTCATCAGCGTGGGTGGCAAGCACAATCACGCCGTCAAGGATGGCTACACATTGTCCGCCAAGGAGATTGCCCTGGTAGCCGAAGAGCAATTTACGCTCAAGGTGGGCTCTGCGACCTTCCAGGCCAAGAAGAACGGCGACGTGGTCATCAAGGGCGCCAAGATCGAAATCACCGCCAGCGGCGACGTCGTCATCAAGGGTTCGAAGATCTCGGAGAACTGA
- a CDS encoding type VI secretion system Vgr family protein has product MARTKAPAFTLKVGPHAAPSLVVAQFSGSESLSRLYDFQVEFFEKDGQLLELSELPGTEALLTIQIGEAPVRYVHGRVRRAESLGQLGGRWLYRVQVAPKLERLRQMRKSRIFQEKAVPDIVKAVLGEAGVEHRLALSGSYATREYCVQYRESDFDFISRLLESEGIFYFFEHAEGSHTLVLGDGPNAHADLPGGAKLPLREDDARVYDVEFVSRMERVHRLRPGAVMLRDFDFVKPALDLSTTSTSAEGLSELELYDYPGEYVAPGVGKSVSKVRMEEKAQGAQTYTGRSLCPRLAPGYLIEVEKPGDGTFCGQYLVEEVEHSGQQPDTLGNAETLGALYRNTFRSLPKDVPFRPLRVTPRPHVPGVQTATVVGPGGEEIHTDEHGRIKVQFHWDREGKQDDKSSCWVRVGQSWGGLAWGALYLPRIGQEVLIRFLEGNADRPLVAGSVYNGENPTPYGLPADRTKSTLKSASSLGSAGFNEFRIEDKKAEEEIFVHAQKDEDLVTENDKDQEVVGYEDLLVKKDRKLTVEGNQQLAVTLDDASLVEGNQSLKVQGNRTTTTRGSHSEEVEGNQSITVSKNVTTTITLAAAETVGAAKALTIGAGYAVTVALASTESVGGLKASEIGAARLEYVVGSRQELITKDSTVKVGSDFQTEVKGQMNSTVGKDREEKVNASSELGVKEPAAFLAKKFDLKADKFLLIVNGNLILSIEKNNVKLCANKLTVDGSDVKVKGGKVKMLGAGSLTSKSVKLKNIQAIPAMNFKPMDFEGKAGDAKAMADAAQELHGSASALKNI; this is encoded by the coding sequence ATGGCACGAACGAAGGCGCCTGCGTTCACGCTCAAGGTGGGGCCTCATGCGGCACCCTCCCTCGTCGTCGCCCAGTTCTCGGGCTCGGAGTCGCTGTCGCGGCTATACGACTTCCAGGTCGAGTTCTTCGAGAAGGATGGGCAGTTGCTGGAGTTGTCGGAGCTGCCCGGCACCGAGGCCCTGCTCACCATCCAGATCGGTGAGGCCCCCGTGCGCTATGTGCATGGGCGGGTCCGACGCGCGGAGTCACTGGGGCAGTTGGGGGGCCGGTGGCTCTATCGGGTGCAGGTGGCGCCAAAGCTGGAGCGGCTCCGCCAGATGCGCAAGAGCCGCATCTTCCAGGAGAAGGCGGTGCCCGACATCGTCAAGGCCGTATTGGGAGAGGCCGGGGTGGAGCATCGCCTCGCGCTGAGTGGCTCCTACGCGACACGTGAGTACTGCGTGCAGTACCGCGAATCGGACTTCGACTTCATCTCGCGGCTGTTGGAGTCCGAGGGCATCTTCTACTTCTTCGAGCACGCCGAAGGCAGCCACACCCTGGTGCTGGGAGATGGGCCCAACGCGCACGCGGATCTCCCGGGCGGAGCGAAGCTTCCGCTGCGCGAGGATGACGCGCGGGTCTACGACGTGGAGTTCGTCTCGAGAATGGAGCGGGTCCACAGACTGCGTCCAGGCGCGGTGATGCTGCGCGACTTCGACTTCGTGAAGCCGGCACTGGACCTCTCGACAACGAGCACCAGCGCGGAGGGGCTCTCGGAGCTGGAGTTGTACGACTACCCAGGTGAGTACGTAGCGCCTGGCGTGGGCAAGTCCGTGTCGAAGGTGCGCATGGAGGAGAAGGCCCAGGGGGCGCAGACGTACACCGGAAGGAGCCTGTGTCCGCGCCTGGCACCCGGCTATCTCATCGAAGTGGAGAAACCGGGAGATGGGACGTTCTGCGGGCAGTACCTGGTGGAGGAGGTCGAGCATTCAGGCCAGCAGCCCGACACCTTGGGGAACGCGGAGACGCTAGGAGCGCTCTACCGCAACACCTTCCGGAGCCTGCCCAAGGACGTGCCCTTCCGCCCACTGCGCGTGACGCCCCGGCCGCACGTTCCCGGAGTGCAGACAGCGACGGTGGTGGGGCCTGGGGGGGAAGAGATCCATACGGACGAGCACGGCCGCATCAAAGTGCAGTTCCACTGGGATCGAGAGGGCAAGCAGGACGACAAGTCCTCGTGCTGGGTGCGCGTCGGCCAGTCCTGGGGCGGACTGGCATGGGGAGCGCTGTACCTGCCACGCATCGGCCAGGAGGTGCTGATCCGCTTCCTGGAAGGCAACGCAGACCGTCCGCTGGTCGCGGGCTCCGTGTACAACGGCGAGAACCCGACGCCGTATGGCCTGCCGGCCGACAGGACGAAGAGCACGCTCAAGAGCGCCTCCAGCCTGGGCAGCGCGGGCTTCAACGAGTTCCGGATCGAAGACAAGAAGGCAGAGGAAGAGATCTTCGTCCACGCGCAGAAAGACGAGGACCTCGTCACTGAGAACGACAAGGACCAGGAGGTGGTTGGCTACGAGGATCTCCTGGTCAAGAAGGACCGGAAGCTCACGGTGGAGGGCAACCAGCAGCTCGCGGTGACGCTCGATGACGCCAGCCTCGTGGAGGGCAACCAATCCCTCAAGGTGCAGGGTAACCGCACCACCACCACTCGAGGCAGCCATTCGGAAGAAGTGGAGGGCAACCAGTCCATCACGGTGTCGAAGAACGTCACCACCACGATCACCCTGGCGGCCGCGGAGACAGTAGGCGCCGCCAAGGCACTCACGATCGGCGCGGGCTACGCCGTCACCGTAGCCCTGGCCTCCACCGAGTCGGTGGGCGGCCTCAAAGCCTCGGAGATCGGAGCCGCCCGTCTCGAGTACGTCGTGGGCAGCCGACAGGAGCTGATCACCAAAGACAGCACGGTCAAGGTTGGCAGCGACTTCCAAACGGAGGTCAAAGGCCAGATGAACTCGACCGTGGGCAAGGACCGCGAGGAGAAGGTCAATGCCAGTTCCGAGTTGGGGGTCAAGGAGCCCGCTGCCTTTCTGGCCAAGAAATTCGACCTCAAGGCAGACAAGTTCCTGCTCATCGTCAACGGGAACCTCATCCTGAGCATCGAGAAGAACAACGTCAAACTGTGTGCGAACAAGCTCACCGTCGACGGCTCTGACGTCAAAGTCAAGGGTGGCAAGGTCAAGATGCTGGGTGCAGGCTCTCTCACCAGCAAGTCCGTCAAGTTGAAAAACATCCAGGCAATCCCTGCGATGAACTTCAAGCCAATGGATTTCGAGGGAAAGGCAGGTGACGCCAAGGCGATGGCGGACGCTGCACAGGAACTCCACGGCTCAGCCAGCGCCCTGAAGAACATCTAG